Proteins from a genomic interval of Oryctolagus cuniculus chromosome 8, mOryCun1.1, whole genome shotgun sequence:
- the NUP54 gene encoding nucleoporin p54 isoform X2: MAFNFGAPSGTSGSAAATAAPTGGFGGFGTTSTTAGSAFSFSAPANTGTTGLFTQNKGFGFGTGFGTTTGTSTGLGTGLGTGLGFGGFNTQQQQQQSTLGGLFSQPTQAPAQSNQLINTASALSAPTLLGDERDAILAKWNQLQAFWGAGKGYFNNNIPPVEFTQENPFCRFKAVGYSCMPNNKDEDGLVVLVFIKKETDIRSQQQQLVESLHKVLGGNQTLTVNVEGIKTLPDDQTEVVIYVVERSPNGTSRRVPATTLYAHFEQVSIKTQLQQLGVTLSMTRTELSPAQIKQLLQNPPAGVDPIIWEQAKVDNPDSEKLIPVPMVGFRELLRRLKVQDQMTKQHQTRLDIISEDISELQKNQTTTMAKIAQYKRKLMDLSHRTLQVLIKQEIQRKSGYAIQADEEQLRVQLDTIQCELNAPTQFKGRLNELMSQIRMQNHFGAVKTEERYYIDADLLREIKQATAESSIRSGAARTRAGIHMGCQPFRQWLIGSSYNMDGT; this comes from the exons ATGGCTTTCAATTTTGGGGCTCCCTCGGGCACGTCGGGCTCCGCTGCAGCCACCGCGGCACCTACGG GTGGGTTTGGAGGATTTGGCACAACATCTACAACTGCAGGTTCTGCGTTCAGTTTTTCTGCTCCAGCTAACACAGGCACCACAG GACTGTTTACTCAGAACAAAGGTTTTGGATTTGGTACTGGTTTTGGCACAACCACCGGAACTAGCACTGGTTTAGGTACTGGCTTGGGAACTGGACTGGGATTTGGAGGATTTAAtacgcagcagcagcagcagcagtcta CATTAGGTGGTCTCTTCAGTCAGCCTACACAAGCTCCTGCCCAGTCCAACCAGCTGATAAATACTGCAAGTGCTCTTTCTGCTCCAACGTTATTGGGAGATGAGAGAGATGCTATTTTGGCAAAATGGAATCAACTGCAGGCCTTTTGGGGAGCAGGAAAAGGATATTTCAACAATAACATTCCACCCGTGGAGTTCACACAAGAAAATCCCTTTTGCCGATTTAAG GCAGTAGGTTATAGTTGTATGCCCAATAATAAAGATGAAGATGGCCTAGTCGTTTTAGTTTtcatcaaaaaagaaacagatattcgaagtcaacaacagcagttgGTAGAATCATTGCATAAAGTTTTGGGAGGAAATCAGACCCTTACTGTAAACGTAGAGGGTATTAAAACGTTGCCAGACGATCA GACAGAAGTTGTCATTTATGTTGTTGAACGTTCTCCAAATGGTACTTCAAGAAGAGTTCCAGCTACGACTCTCTATGCCCATTTTGAACAAGTCAGTATAAAGACACAATTGCAGCAACTGGGTGTAACCCTTTCTATGACTAGAACAGAACTCTCTCCTGCGCAGATCAAACAGCTCTTACAGAATCCTCCTGCTG GTGTTGATCCTATTATCTGGGAGCAAGCCAAGGTGGATAACCCCGATTCTGAAAA GTTAATTCCTGTACCAATGGTGGGTTTCAGAGAACTTCTTCGAAGATTGAAAGTTCAAGATCAGATGACTAAGCAGCACCAGACCAGATTAGAT atcatATCTGAAGATATCAGTGAGCTACAAAAGAATCAGACTACAACAATGGCCAAGATTGCACAATATAAGAGGAAACTCATGGATCTTTCTCATCGAACATTGCAG GTCCTAATcaaacaggaaattcaaaggaAGAGTGGTTATGCCATTCAGGCTGATGAAGAGCAGTTGCGAGTTCAGCTGGATACGATTCAGTGTGAACTGAACGCACCTACCCAGTTTAAG GGCCGACTTAATGAACTAATGTCCCAAATCAGAATGCAGAATCATTTTGGAGCAGTGAAAACTGAAGAAAGATACTACATAGATGCAGATCTGCTACGAGAAATCAAGCAA gccacagcagagagctcgatcagaagtggagcagccaggactcgagctggcatccatatgggatgccagcccttcaggcagTGGCTCATCGGCTCATCTTATAATATGGATGGAACTTGA
- the NUP54 gene encoding nucleoporin p54 isoform X3, translating into MAFNFGAPSGTSGSAAATAAPTGFGGLETANSTASGFNFGGFGLTANPAVNFNIGNFGVSTTSATPFNFGNSLASAGGFGGFGTTSTTAGSAFSFSAPANTGTTGLFTQNKGFGFGTGFGTTTGTSTGLGTGLGTGLGFGGFNTQQQQQQSTLGGLFSQPTQAPAQSNQLINTASALSAPTLLGDERDAILAKWNQLQAFWGAGKGYFNNNIPPVEFTQENPFCRFKAVGYSCMPNNKDEDGLVVLVFIKKETDIRSQQQQLVESLHKVLGGNQTLTVNVEGIKTLPDDQTEVVIYVVERSPNGTSRRVPATTLYAHFEQVSIKTQLQQLGVTLSMTRTELSPAQIKQLLQNPPAGVDPIIWEQAKVDNPDSEKLIPVPMVGFRELLRRLKVQDQMTKQHQTRLDIISEDISELQKNQTTTMAKIAQYKRKLMDLSHRTLQVLIKQEIQRKSGYAIQADEEQLRVQLDTIQCELNAPTQFKGRLNELMSQIRMQNHFGAVKTEERYYIDADLLREIKQHLKQQQEGLSHLISIIKDDLEDIKLVEHGLNETIHIRGGVFS; encoded by the exons ATGGCTTTCAATTTTGGGGCTCCCTCGGGCACGTCGGGCTCCGCTGCAGCCACCGCGGCACCTACGG GATTTGGTGGGCTTGAGACTGCCAACTCCACCGCCAGTGGGTTTAATTTTGGGGGTTTCGGATTAACTGCTAATCCTGCAGTGAACTTTAATATTGGGAATTTCGGTGTTTCTACTACCTCGGCGACTCCGTTCAATTTTGGTAACAGTCTGGCAAGTGCAG GTGGGTTTGGAGGATTTGGCACAACATCTACAACTGCAGGTTCTGCGTTCAGTTTTTCTGCTCCAGCTAACACAGGCACCACAG GACTGTTTACTCAGAACAAAGGTTTTGGATTTGGTACTGGTTTTGGCACAACCACCGGAACTAGCACTGGTTTAGGTACTGGCTTGGGAACTGGACTGGGATTTGGAGGATTTAAtacgcagcagcagcagcagcagtcta CATTAGGTGGTCTCTTCAGTCAGCCTACACAAGCTCCTGCCCAGTCCAACCAGCTGATAAATACTGCAAGTGCTCTTTCTGCTCCAACGTTATTGGGAGATGAGAGAGATGCTATTTTGGCAAAATGGAATCAACTGCAGGCCTTTTGGGGAGCAGGAAAAGGATATTTCAACAATAACATTCCACCCGTGGAGTTCACACAAGAAAATCCCTTTTGCCGATTTAAG GCAGTAGGTTATAGTTGTATGCCCAATAATAAAGATGAAGATGGCCTAGTCGTTTTAGTTTtcatcaaaaaagaaacagatattcgaagtcaacaacagcagttgGTAGAATCATTGCATAAAGTTTTGGGAGGAAATCAGACCCTTACTGTAAACGTAGAGGGTATTAAAACGTTGCCAGACGATCA GACAGAAGTTGTCATTTATGTTGTTGAACGTTCTCCAAATGGTACTTCAAGAAGAGTTCCAGCTACGACTCTCTATGCCCATTTTGAACAAGTCAGTATAAAGACACAATTGCAGCAACTGGGTGTAACCCTTTCTATGACTAGAACAGAACTCTCTCCTGCGCAGATCAAACAGCTCTTACAGAATCCTCCTGCTG GTGTTGATCCTATTATCTGGGAGCAAGCCAAGGTGGATAACCCCGATTCTGAAAA GTTAATTCCTGTACCAATGGTGGGTTTCAGAGAACTTCTTCGAAGATTGAAAGTTCAAGATCAGATGACTAAGCAGCACCAGACCAGATTAGAT atcatATCTGAAGATATCAGTGAGCTACAAAAGAATCAGACTACAACAATGGCCAAGATTGCACAATATAAGAGGAAACTCATGGATCTTTCTCATCGAACATTGCAG GTCCTAATcaaacaggaaattcaaaggaAGAGTGGTTATGCCATTCAGGCTGATGAAGAGCAGTTGCGAGTTCAGCTGGATACGATTCAGTGTGAACTGAACGCACCTACCCAGTTTAAG GGCCGACTTAATGAACTAATGTCCCAAATCAGAATGCAGAATCATTTTGGAGCAGTGAAAACTGAAGAAAGATACTACATAGATGCAGATCTGCTACGAGAAATCAAGCAA CACTTGAAACAACAGCAGGAAGGCCTGAGCCACTTGATTAGCATCATTAAAGATGACCTGGAAGACATCAAATTGGTCGAACACGGATTGAATGAAACCATCCACATCAGAGGTGGTGTTTTCAGTTGA
- the NUP54 gene encoding nucleoporin p54 isoform X1 has protein sequence MAFNFGAPSGTSGSAAATAAPTGGFGGFGTTSTTAGSAFSFSAPANTGTTGLFTQNKGFGFGTGFGTTTGTSTGLGTGLGTGLGFGGFNTQQQQQQSTLGGLFSQPTQAPAQSNQLINTASALSAPTLLGDERDAILAKWNQLQAFWGAGKGYFNNNIPPVEFTQENPFCRFKAVGYSCMPNNKDEDGLVVLVFIKKETDIRSQQQQLVESLHKVLGGNQTLTVNVEGIKTLPDDQTEVVIYVVERSPNGTSRRVPATTLYAHFEQVSIKTQLQQLGVTLSMTRTELSPAQIKQLLQNPPAGVDPIIWEQAKVDNPDSEKLIPVPMVGFRELLRRLKVQDQMTKQHQTRLDIISEDISELQKNQTTTMAKIAQYKRKLMDLSHRTLQVLIKQEIQRKSGYAIQADEEQLRVQLDTIQCELNAPTQFKGRLNELMSQIRMQNHFGAVKTEERYYIDADLLREIKQHLKQQQEGLSHLISIIKDDLEDIKLVEHGLNETIHIRGGVFS, from the exons ATGGCTTTCAATTTTGGGGCTCCCTCGGGCACGTCGGGCTCCGCTGCAGCCACCGCGGCACCTACGG GTGGGTTTGGAGGATTTGGCACAACATCTACAACTGCAGGTTCTGCGTTCAGTTTTTCTGCTCCAGCTAACACAGGCACCACAG GACTGTTTACTCAGAACAAAGGTTTTGGATTTGGTACTGGTTTTGGCACAACCACCGGAACTAGCACTGGTTTAGGTACTGGCTTGGGAACTGGACTGGGATTTGGAGGATTTAAtacgcagcagcagcagcagcagtcta CATTAGGTGGTCTCTTCAGTCAGCCTACACAAGCTCCTGCCCAGTCCAACCAGCTGATAAATACTGCAAGTGCTCTTTCTGCTCCAACGTTATTGGGAGATGAGAGAGATGCTATTTTGGCAAAATGGAATCAACTGCAGGCCTTTTGGGGAGCAGGAAAAGGATATTTCAACAATAACATTCCACCCGTGGAGTTCACACAAGAAAATCCCTTTTGCCGATTTAAG GCAGTAGGTTATAGTTGTATGCCCAATAATAAAGATGAAGATGGCCTAGTCGTTTTAGTTTtcatcaaaaaagaaacagatattcgaagtcaacaacagcagttgGTAGAATCATTGCATAAAGTTTTGGGAGGAAATCAGACCCTTACTGTAAACGTAGAGGGTATTAAAACGTTGCCAGACGATCA GACAGAAGTTGTCATTTATGTTGTTGAACGTTCTCCAAATGGTACTTCAAGAAGAGTTCCAGCTACGACTCTCTATGCCCATTTTGAACAAGTCAGTATAAAGACACAATTGCAGCAACTGGGTGTAACCCTTTCTATGACTAGAACAGAACTCTCTCCTGCGCAGATCAAACAGCTCTTACAGAATCCTCCTGCTG GTGTTGATCCTATTATCTGGGAGCAAGCCAAGGTGGATAACCCCGATTCTGAAAA GTTAATTCCTGTACCAATGGTGGGTTTCAGAGAACTTCTTCGAAGATTGAAAGTTCAAGATCAGATGACTAAGCAGCACCAGACCAGATTAGAT atcatATCTGAAGATATCAGTGAGCTACAAAAGAATCAGACTACAACAATGGCCAAGATTGCACAATATAAGAGGAAACTCATGGATCTTTCTCATCGAACATTGCAG GTCCTAATcaaacaggaaattcaaaggaAGAGTGGTTATGCCATTCAGGCTGATGAAGAGCAGTTGCGAGTTCAGCTGGATACGATTCAGTGTGAACTGAACGCACCTACCCAGTTTAAG GGCCGACTTAATGAACTAATGTCCCAAATCAGAATGCAGAATCATTTTGGAGCAGTGAAAACTGAAGAAAGATACTACATAGATGCAGATCTGCTACGAGAAATCAAGCAA CACTTGAAACAACAGCAGGAAGGCCTGAGCCACTTGATTAGCATCATTAAAGATGACCTGGAAGACATCAAATTGGTCGAACACGGATTGAATGAAACCATCCACATCAGAGGTGGTGTTTTCAGTTGA